TGATCTACGTCATTGCGGCCTGGTTCAATCTGCACATTCCGCTGACGGGCGTGGCCATGCGCCCGCTGCGCGAAGACCCGAACAAGAGCCTGCTTGCCAATCTGCTGGGCCTGCTGCCTGACTTCTGGCAGTGCAGCAAGCGCCTGTGGGCCGACAAGCTGGGCCAGATTTCTCTGTCCACCACCACGCTGTTCTGGGGGGCGTCGGGCAATTTGCGCTATATCGTGCTGGCCTGGGGGGCCGCTGCCCTGGGTTACAGCACCACCCAGGCCTCGGCTCTGGTGGGGGTGGTGGCAATAGGTACGGCCGTCGGTGCGGTGCTGGCATCCATGCGCATGCGCCTGGACAACGCCACGCGTGTGATCCCCCTGGGCGTGCTCATGGGCCTGCTCGTGGTCTGCATGATCTTCATCGACAATCTCTGGGTGGCCGTGCCCTTCCTCATTCTGCTGGGCGGTCTGGGCGGTTTTCTGGTCGTGCCCATGAATGCGCTGCTGCAGCATCGCGGCCACAATCTCATGGGCGCGGGTCGCTCGATTGCGGTGCAGAACTTCAACGAGCAACTGGCCATTCTGGCCATGGGTGGTTTCTACAGCCTGTCCACCAAAATGGGATTGACTGCCTTCGGTGCGATCACGGTCTTCGGTCTGCTGGTTGCCGCTAGCATGGTGCTGATCGGCATTTGGCACTGGAATAATTGCAGAAGGCACCCGGCAGAGGTTGAGAAACTGCTGGAAGTCGCCCGCCGCGACTGCCATTGAAGCTCTGCAGCTGGCGCCGACAAGCTGCATTCACTACACGATCAATAGCTTCTAACGCTTGCAGAGCAAACGTTAGAAGCCTTTTTTATGCATAGTCCACTGCCTGTATTTGCGCTGTTGCTCAATGCCCTGATCTGGGGTTTGTCATGGTGGCCGTTTCGTCTCATGCATGAGGCCGGGCTGCATCCGCTGTGGGCCACGGCAGCGATGTATGCACTGGTGCTGGCCGGTCTGCTGGCGCTGCGTCCCGCCAGCCTCAGGCAGGCCTGGCAATACCCGGTGCTCCTGCTGCTGGCTGCCAGCTCGGGCCTGAACAACGTTGCCTTCAACTGGGCCGTGACCGTGGGCGACGTGGTGCGCGTCATCCTGCTGTTCTATCTCATGCCGGCCTGGGCGGTGCTGCTGGCCTGGAAGCTGCTGGGCGAAAAGCCCACTCCCATGGCGCTGCTGCGCCTGTTGCTGGCCTTTGGCGGTGTGGTGCTGGTGTTGCTGCCCGCCGATGCCTCCCTCTCCGGGCTGTTTGCCGGTCTCACCGTGGCAGATGCGCTGGCCGTGTTCGGCGGCTTCATGTTTGCGCTGACCAATGTGTTGCTGCGCCGCTTTCAAGGCATTCCGGCCCAGGCCCGCATGCTGGCCATGTTTGCCGGCTGCATGAGCATGGGCCTGCTGACTGCCTTGACCGCCAGCAGCCTGGGCGTGGTGCCAGGCTTTCCGGCCTTCGACAGCAACTGGGCCCTGGTGGCACTGGGCCTGGCCGTGCTGCTCATGCTGGGCAACTGGGCCCTGCAATTCGGTGCCGCCCATCTGCCTTCGGGCGTGACCTCGGTGGTCATGCTCAGCGAAGTGGTGTTTGCCAGCGTCTCCTCGGTGCTGATCGCCCATGAGGCGCTTTCGGCGCGCACGCTGGCCGGCGGCGCCCTCATCATGGGCGCGGCATTGCTGGCGTCTCTGGGCCGAAGAAGGCAGGCCTGAACAGGCGCCAATCAAGTCCAGAGAGTCCGAACCAGCCGCGCCGCAGCAAGGGCATCGCCCCCTTCCAGGAGGGAGGCGCACAGCGCCTCAGGGGGTCATCCCAATTTTCCCGCCAGGATCAGGTATCCGGGTACCCAGCCCGTGAGTACGCCTTGGGCAATGCACAGCCAGCCCGTGGGGCGCTCAATGCTTTTCCTCAGGGCCAGCAGTGCAAAGAACAAGGCCCAGAGCACGGCCCAGGCGGCCCAGTTGACGCCCATCCACCAGTCCAGCCCCGAGCTGGCGCTGGTCAGCGTATCCAGGGCCACGGGAATGGCGGTGATCGCCACGAACAGGCTGAACCAGCCCAGACCGCGGCCGTCGGCACCGCTGAAGCGATTGAAAGCCACCCAGAGATAGGTGAAGGCGAACAGCAGGGTCAATGCGCCGCTCTTGACCGATGCCGCGTCGGCCGCCGGGCCGAAGATGCTGGCCAGGCCAATACATAGAGACACCACACCGGTGAAGATATTGATGACCCAGATTTCCTTGTCGGCAATCTTGCCCAGCATCCACAGGCCGTTGAGAAACAACACCGCACCCACATAAAACAGCGACAAACCCAACCACATACACACTCCTTGGCTGCAGGCCGGTGCAGCGCGGCGAGGATTGTGGGGCCGTGCGGGGCGGGGCGGAACCCTGGGCGAACGCAAAAGAGTCTTGCGCCATGGGTCGGGAATGGGCTCAGAAACCCTCGTCCCGACCGCCGCGCAGGCGGCGGTACAGCGTGCCGCGCGAGATGCCCAGGGCACGCGCGGCCTGGGAGACATTGCCGCCATGCAGGTCCAGCGTCTCCCTGATCAGCTGCACGCTGTGCTCGCGCAACGTCGCCAGGGGTTGTGCCTCGACGACGGGCGCTGCTTCGGGGGCTGCAGGGCTGGCCTGGTCTTCCGCGCTGCTGATGTCTAGGTGCGAGCCAAGGCCGTGCGAGGCTTGCAGGTGCGCCTGCATCCAGACGCCCAGGCCGCTGGCCAGGCGCAGCGGCGCGGGGCCGGGCTGGCTGCTCAGTTGCAGCAAGTGCGACAGATCATGGCCCAGCAGCTCCTGCGCGCTGCACGCTGCATGTACGGGCTGGCCGATGAGCTGGGCGGCGGTGCCGTTCATCCAGGCAACGCTGCCATCGGCAGCCACCCCCATCAGCGCCTGTAGCGGGGTGTGCAGCAGTGCTGGCGTTACCTGAAAGCGCAGTACCAGATGCTCGTGCGACTGCGCCTGCAGCAAGGTGTTTTCGATGGTCGTGGCGTACATGCCGACCACGGGGCTGGCGTCGAAGCTGAAATGCTGCTCCTCCACCATCAGATTGAGCACCCCGGCCAGGCGACCGTGCACATCGCGTATGGGGGCTGCTGCGCAGCGGAAGGCGTGCAGTTCGTCGAAATAATGCTCGCCGTTGGTGACGGTGCAGGCCTGGCCGGTGGCGGCAACGATGCCCGGTGCGTTCGTGCCCATGGCCTGCTCGGACATATTCAGGCCGACCCGCTCGTCACGGGGCCGCATGGATGCGGGGGAGACATGGAGCACGATGCCCTTGTCGTCGGTCAGCATCACGCGCGTGCCGGTGCCCGCTAACGCCTGCTCCAGGGTCGGCAGCTCGTGCTGCAATGCCTGCAGCAGTCCGCGGCAGCGCTCCTGCGTGGCATGCAGCCGGCTGGGGCTGACCGGAGCCAGAGCCAGCCGCCGTCCATTGCAGTGCTGGCGCTGGCTGCGCAGCCAGGACTGGATGACCGCCTCGCTGACCAGGCCCGAGGGGCGTATGCCGGCCTCGAAGAACTGGCGGCGAGCCTGCAAGGCCCGCTCTGCCCCGGTGCTCGAGAAGCACTGCTGTAGCGCGTCCATCGCGCGTGGCTCATCAACGTTCATGTCATGTCCAGGCTGTCCGCAGGAGCGGTCAATGTGTTCCGCAATGGAACAGTTCGAGCCTGGGGAAATCCCGATCATGAAGAAAAACAGGCGATACACCATGCTTTGCGGCATAGAAATCACAACAGGAGACCTCGATGGAACGGCTGATCGACAACTCTCATGGACGGCCCGGTCGCATGGCCTGGATGCTGGCCGCCTGCCTGGGCAGCGCAGCGGCTTTCGCGCAAGCCGATCCTGCAGCGCAGGCTGCGGCCGCCGTGCAGCGCGTCGATGGCGCTTTCATCCGCGCCAATGCAGCCAAGACGCCTGACTGGCCCACCACCGGCGTGGACTATGCCGAGACCCGCTACAGCCGCCTCGATCAGATCAATGCCGCCAACGTCAAGGACCTGGGCCTGGCATGGTCGTACAACCTTGAATCCACGCGTGGCGTGGAGGCCACGCCTGTCGTCGTGGACGGCATCATGTACGTCAGCGCCTCGTGGAGCGTCGTGCACGCCATCGACACCCGTACCGGCCAGAGGATCTGGACCTATGACCCGCAGATCGACCGCAGCACCGGCTTCAAGGGGTGCTGCGACGTCGTCAACCGCGGCGTGGCGCTGTGGAAGGGCAAGGTCTATGTGGGTGCGTGGGACGGCCGCCTGATCGCGCTGGACGCGGCCACCGGCAAGGAGGTCTGGCACAAGAATACCTTCGAGGGGCAAAAGGGCTCGCTGACCATTACTGGCGCGCCGCGCGTGTTCAAGGGCAAGGTCATCATCGGCAACGGCGGCGCCGAATATGGCGTGCGCGGCTACATCACGGCCTATGACGCCGAGACCGGCGAGCAGAAATGGCGCTGGTTCAGCGTGCCCGGCGATCCGTCCAAACCCTTCGAGGACGAGTCCATGAAGCGCGCCGCCAAGACCTGGGACCCCAGCGGAAAATGGTGGGAAGCCGGTGGCGGCGGCACCATGTGGGACAGCATGACCTTCGATGCAGAGCTCAACACCATGTATGTGGGCACGGGCAACGGCTCGCCCTGGTCGCACAAGGTGCGCAGCCCCAAGGGCGGCGACAACCTGTATCTGGCCTCCATCGTGGCCCTGGACCCCGACACCGGCAAATACAAGTGGCACTACCAGGAAACACCGGGTGACAACTGGGACTACACCTCCACCCAGCCCATGATCCTGGCCGACATCAAGATCGCCGGCAAGCCGCGCAAGGTCATATTGCATGCGCCCAAGAACGGTTTCTTCTTCGTGCTCGATCGCACCAACGGCAAGTTCATTTCGGCCAAGAACTTCGTGCCCGTGAACTGGGCCAGCGGCTACGACAAGAACGGCAAGCCCATGAACATTGCCGCGGCACGCGACGGCAGCAAGCCCCATGACGCGGTTCCCGGCCCTTATGGCGCGCACAACTGGCACCCCATGTCTTTCAACCCCCAGACGGGTCTGGTGTATCTGCCTGCGCAGAACGTGCCCGTCAATCTGATGGACGACAAGAAGTGGGAGTTCAACCAGGCCGGACCGGGCAAGCCCCAGTCGGGCACCGGCTGGAACACGGCCAAGTTCTTCAATGCCGAGCCGCCCAAGAGCAAGCCCTTTGGCCGCCTGCTAGCCTGGGACCCCGTTGCGCAAAAGGCCGCCTGGAGCGTGGAGCATGTCTCGCCCTGGAACGGCGGTACGCTGACCACAGCGGGCAATGTGGTGTTCCAGGGCACGGCGGACGGCCGCCTCGTGGCCTATAACGCGACCAGCGGCGAAAAGCTGTGGGAAACGCCCACGGGCACTGGCGTGGTGGCCGCGCCCAGCACCTATATGGTGGACGGCAAGCAGTATGTCTCGGTGGCTGTGGGCTGGGGCGGTGTCTACGGCCTGGCTGCGCGCGCCACCGAGCGCCAGGGGCCGGGCACGGTCTATACCTTCGTCGTGGGCGGCAAGGCCAAGATGCCGGAATTCGTGGCCCAGCGCGCGGGCCAGCTGCTGCAGGGCGTGAAGTACGACTCTGCCAAGGTCGAGGCCGGCACCATGCTGTACGTGGCCAACTGCGTTTTCTGCCACGGCGTGCCGGGCGTGGACCGCGGCGGCAACATTCCCAATCTGGGCTATATGGATGCAAGCTATATCGAGAACCTGCCCAGCTTCGTCTTCAAGGGCCCGGCCATGGCGCGCGGCATGCCGGATTTCACGGGCAAGCTGTCGGGCGATGACGTGGAGTCCATCAAGGCCTTCATCCAGGGCACGGCGGACGCCATCCGGCCCAAGCCCTGAAGCCTGCACTTCGCCACGCCGGGCCGCCGGTGCGTCCGAGCCACGCACCGGCGGCCCCAGATCGCAAACCTCTTCTTTTGACTCGATACCAAGGAAATAGCCTCATGCAAGATCATCTGCAGTTCTATATCGACGGCCAATGGGTGAATCCGGTCAGCCCGCGCAGCTTGGAGGTCATCAATCCCTCCAACGAGCAAGCCATCGCCCGCATCAGCATGGGCTCGGCCGCCGACGTGGACAAGGCCGTGGCCGCCGCGCGTCGCGCCTTCGAGAGCTACTCGCGCACC
This region of Comamonas thiooxydans genomic DNA includes:
- the lplT gene encoding lysophospholipid transporter LplT produces the protein MKRGFYTIMSAQFFSSLADNALFVTAVELLRANGAPEWQRAALVPMFALFYVVLAPFVGAFADALPKGKVMFISNAIKVIGCLMMLFGHHPLIAYAVIGLGAAAYSPAKYGILTELLPASQLVKANGWIEGLTITSIILGVLVGGQLVGPTISQHLLGFDFPYFNTGVDTPAEAAIALLILIYVIAAWFNLHIPLTGVAMRPLREDPNKSLLANLLGLLPDFWQCSKRLWADKLGQISLSTTTLFWGASGNLRYIVLAWGAAALGYSTTQASALVGVVAIGTAVGAVLASMRMRLDNATRVIPLGVLMGLLVVCMIFIDNLWVAVPFLILLGGLGGFLVVPMNALLQHRGHNLMGAGRSIAVQNFNEQLAILAMGGFYSLSTKMGLTAFGAITVFGLLVAASMVLIGIWHWNNCRRHPAEVEKLLEVARRDCH
- a CDS encoding AmiS/UreI family transporter; protein product: MWLGLSLFYVGAVLFLNGLWMLGKIADKEIWVINIFTGVVSLCIGLASIFGPAADAASVKSGALTLLFAFTYLWVAFNRFSGADGRGLGWFSLFVAITAIPVALDTLTSASSGLDWWMGVNWAAWAVLWALFFALLALRKSIERPTGWLCIAQGVLTGWVPGYLILAGKLG
- a CDS encoding helix-turn-helix domain-containing protein, which produces MDALQQCFSSTGAERALQARRQFFEAGIRPSGLVSEAVIQSWLRSQRQHCNGRRLALAPVSPSRLHATQERCRGLLQALQHELPTLEQALAGTGTRVMLTDDKGIVLHVSPASMRPRDERVGLNMSEQAMGTNAPGIVAATGQACTVTNGEHYFDELHAFRCAAAPIRDVHGRLAGVLNLMVEEQHFSFDASPVVGMYATTIENTLLQAQSHEHLVLRFQVTPALLHTPLQALMGVAADGSVAWMNGTAAQLIGQPVHAACSAQELLGHDLSHLLQLSSQPGPAPLRLASGLGVWMQAHLQASHGLGSHLDISSAEDQASPAAPEAAPVVEAQPLATLREHSVQLIRETLDLHGGNVSQAARALGISRGTLYRRLRGGRDEGF
- a CDS encoding PQQ-dependent dehydrogenase, methanol/ethanol family, producing the protein MERLIDNSHGRPGRMAWMLAACLGSAAAFAQADPAAQAAAAVQRVDGAFIRANAAKTPDWPTTGVDYAETRYSRLDQINAANVKDLGLAWSYNLESTRGVEATPVVVDGIMYVSASWSVVHAIDTRTGQRIWTYDPQIDRSTGFKGCCDVVNRGVALWKGKVYVGAWDGRLIALDAATGKEVWHKNTFEGQKGSLTITGAPRVFKGKVIIGNGGAEYGVRGYITAYDAETGEQKWRWFSVPGDPSKPFEDESMKRAAKTWDPSGKWWEAGGGGTMWDSMTFDAELNTMYVGTGNGSPWSHKVRSPKGGDNLYLASIVALDPDTGKYKWHYQETPGDNWDYTSTQPMILADIKIAGKPRKVILHAPKNGFFFVLDRTNGKFISAKNFVPVNWASGYDKNGKPMNIAAARDGSKPHDAVPGPYGAHNWHPMSFNPQTGLVYLPAQNVPVNLMDDKKWEFNQAGPGKPQSGTGWNTAKFFNAEPPKSKPFGRLLAWDPVAQKAAWSVEHVSPWNGGTLTTAGNVVFQGTADGRLVAYNATSGEKLWETPTGTGVVAAPSTYMVDGKQYVSVAVGWGGVYGLAARATERQGPGTVYTFVVGGKAKMPEFVAQRAGQLLQGVKYDSAKVEAGTMLYVANCVFCHGVPGVDRGGNIPNLGYMDASYIENLPSFVFKGPAMARGMPDFTGKLSGDDVESIKAFIQGTADAIRPKP
- a CDS encoding DMT family transporter; amino-acid sequence: MHSPLPVFALLLNALIWGLSWWPFRLMHEAGLHPLWATAAMYALVLAGLLALRPASLRQAWQYPVLLLLAASSGLNNVAFNWAVTVGDVVRVILLFYLMPAWAVLLAWKLLGEKPTPMALLRLLLAFGGVVLVLLPADASLSGLFAGLTVADALAVFGGFMFALTNVLLRRFQGIPAQARMLAMFAGCMSMGLLTALTASSLGVVPGFPAFDSNWALVALGLAVLLMLGNWALQFGAAHLPSGVTSVVMLSEVVFASVSSVLIAHEALSARTLAGGALIMGAALLASLGRRRQA